One genomic window of Paenibacillus xylanilyticus includes the following:
- a CDS encoding S1C family serine protease, with protein sequence MRSLGKKCMAVCMAAVLGVSVASTAGAAEQTAGMKAKVVDGQVYVSAADLVKSMGGNGQYDAKTGTYQYKGNEAIPKVIEKVSPSVVGIIGKADAGQEGVTTDRYNLAHGTGVIIRSNGWIVTNAHVVDGLSNALVVTTDGSTYKITKTYSDPLSDLALIKINAKSLKPATFAKASQTSVGETVVAIGTPISFSLRNSATVGVISGLNRGVEATYRLIQTDTAINPGNSGGPLVNLKGEVVGINSMKFSAVGVENMGFSIPVDTVQYIINQFFEYGKIKRASLGLQLEESWSAIVGLPTDDPLTITGVLSSEAKKAKIQEGDVLYSVAGTRVSSVVDINELLKKYVPGQKVKLLMQSDGDIVTRTLVLADRADIQDEDEEPFPADEEQ encoded by the coding sequence ATGAGATCGTTGGGGAAAAAATGCATGGCGGTGTGTATGGCTGCTGTACTCGGGGTGAGTGTTGCGTCTACGGCTGGAGCAGCAGAGCAGACAGCTGGCATGAAGGCCAAAGTCGTCGACGGACAAGTGTATGTCAGTGCAGCTGATCTGGTCAAGTCCATGGGTGGGAATGGCCAGTATGATGCAAAAACGGGAACCTATCAGTACAAGGGGAATGAAGCCATTCCTAAAGTCATCGAGAAGGTGTCACCATCTGTTGTTGGTATCATTGGCAAAGCAGATGCAGGGCAGGAAGGGGTCACGACAGACCGCTATAACCTGGCTCATGGGACCGGCGTGATTATACGCTCCAATGGTTGGATTGTGACCAACGCACATGTAGTGGATGGATTAAGCAACGCCTTGGTTGTGACGACCGATGGTAGTACATATAAAATTACAAAAACATACAGCGATCCACTGAGTGATCTGGCGCTCATCAAAATTAATGCCAAATCGCTTAAACCAGCGACGTTCGCCAAGGCTTCCCAAACTTCAGTCGGCGAGACGGTTGTTGCTATTGGTACACCCATCTCCTTCTCCCTGCGAAACTCGGCAACCGTGGGTGTCATTAGCGGCCTGAATCGCGGAGTGGAGGCAACCTATCGTTTGATTCAGACGGACACAGCCATTAACCCCGGGAACAGCGGAGGACCTCTTGTTAACCTCAAGGGGGAGGTTGTGGGCATTAATTCCATGAAGTTTTCAGCGGTGGGTGTCGAGAATATGGGATTTTCGATTCCTGTGGATACCGTTCAATATATTATCAATCAGTTTTTTGAATACGGCAAAATCAAACGGGCAAGCCTCGGTCTGCAGCTCGAAGAGAGCTGGTCTGCGATTGTGGGTCTGCCTACGGACGATCCATTGACGATCACGGGTGTGCTGTCCAGTGAAGCGAAGAAAGCCAAGATCCAGGAAGGAGACGTGTTATACAGCGTAGCAGGTACGCGTGTCTCTTCCGTTGTGGATATTAATGAGCTGCTCAAGAAATATGTACCCGGGCAAAAGGTGAAACTGCTGATGCAATCCGATGGTGATATCGTCACACGTACATTGGTGCTTGCGGATCGTGCGGATATCCAAGATGAGGATGAAGAGCCGTTTCCGGCTGACGAAGAACAATAA
- the uvrA gene encoding excinuclease ABC subunit UvrA: MASENIVIKGARAHNLKNIDITIPRDRFVVLTGLSGSGKSSLAFDTIYAEGQRRYVESLSAYARQFLGQMEKPDVDSIEGLSPAISIDQKTTSRNPRSTVGTVTEIYDYLRLLFARVGHPHCPDHGVEITSQTVEQMVDRVMQYPERTRLQILAPIISGRKGEHKSVFADVSKQGFVRVRVNGEIRDLSEDIQLEKNKKHTIEVVVDRIVVKEDVQARLADSIETALNLSGGQLLVDIMGEEELRFSSNFACPVCGFSIEELAPRMFSFNSPFGACPDCDGLGVKMIVDPDLLVPDRSKTIEEGAFDAWTGGTSTYYPQFLKSVCEHFNIPQDVPVEDLPADQMNKLLNGTGSEKVRFRYENDFGQRKEAMVTFEGIVNNLERRYRETASEGIREFIEGYMSAKPCGTCKGHRLKRESLAVTINDHNMAYVTGLSIGEAGRFFESLQLTEKEQAIAKLILKEINSRLGFLVNVGLDYLTLSRAAGTLSGGEAQRIRLATQIGSSLMGVLYILDEPSIGLHQRDNDRLISTLAHMRDIGNTLIVVEHDEDTMLAADYIIDIGPGAGIHGGTVMSQGTPEEIMNDENSLTGQYLSGRKFIPVRTERRSVGDRWLEVRGAKENNLKNLNVKIPVGVFTAVTGVSGSGKSTLINEILYKTLARDLNRARVRPGQHKEIRGLEHIDKVIDIDQSPIGRTPRSNPATYTGVFDDIRDLFAQTNEAKVRGYKKGRFSFNIKGGRCEACRGDGIIKIEMHFLPDVYVPCEVCKGKRYNRETLEVKYKNKNIADVLEMTVEDATQFFENIPKIHRKMQTLLDVGLGYINLGQPATTLSGGEAQRVKLASELYRRSTGKTIYILDEPTTGLHVDDIDRLLNVLHRLVDSGESVLVIEHNLDVIKTADYIVDLGPEGGSGGGTIVATGTPEDIIKVEASYTGRYLKPVLERDTERSKTLQLTE; encoded by the coding sequence TTGGCGAGCGAGAACATTGTCATTAAAGGTGCGCGAGCGCACAACCTAAAGAACATTGATATTACCATCCCGCGTGACCGTTTTGTCGTATTGACCGGTCTGAGTGGCTCAGGCAAGTCCTCGCTGGCTTTTGATACGATTTATGCCGAAGGACAGCGGCGTTATGTGGAATCATTATCTGCTTATGCACGCCAGTTCCTCGGGCAGATGGAAAAACCGGATGTCGACTCGATCGAGGGCCTGTCACCGGCCATTTCCATCGACCAAAAAACAACAAGCCGCAACCCGCGCTCCACGGTAGGAACGGTTACGGAGATCTATGACTACCTGCGTTTGTTGTTTGCACGTGTGGGACATCCTCACTGTCCGGATCATGGTGTGGAGATCACATCCCAGACCGTAGAGCAGATGGTAGATCGCGTAATGCAGTACCCGGAACGCACCCGGTTGCAGATTTTGGCACCGATTATCTCTGGCCGTAAGGGCGAGCACAAAAGTGTATTTGCCGATGTATCCAAACAAGGCTTCGTCCGTGTGCGGGTAAACGGTGAAATTCGTGATTTGTCTGAAGATATTCAGTTGGAGAAAAATAAAAAGCATACCATTGAAGTGGTTGTAGACCGGATTGTAGTCAAGGAAGATGTACAAGCACGTCTGGCGGATTCCATTGAAACGGCACTTAATCTGTCCGGAGGACAACTGCTGGTTGATATTATGGGGGAAGAAGAACTGCGCTTCAGTTCCAACTTTGCCTGCCCGGTGTGTGGGTTCAGTATTGAAGAGCTCGCTCCACGGATGTTTTCCTTCAACAGTCCGTTCGGAGCTTGCCCTGATTGTGATGGACTGGGTGTGAAAATGATCGTAGACCCGGATCTGCTCGTTCCGGATCGCAGCAAAACGATTGAAGAAGGCGCGTTTGATGCCTGGACAGGCGGTACGTCCACGTATTATCCGCAGTTCCTGAAGTCAGTATGCGAGCACTTTAATATTCCACAGGATGTACCTGTAGAGGATCTGCCAGCGGATCAGATGAACAAGCTGTTAAATGGTACAGGTTCGGAGAAGGTCCGTTTCCGTTACGAGAATGATTTTGGGCAGCGCAAGGAAGCCATGGTGACCTTTGAAGGAATCGTTAATAACCTGGAACGCCGCTATCGTGAGACGGCATCCGAGGGGATCCGGGAGTTTATTGAAGGTTACATGAGTGCGAAGCCTTGTGGTACCTGCAAAGGACACCGATTGAAACGGGAAAGCTTGGCTGTTACCATCAACGACCACAACATGGCATATGTAACCGGCCTGTCCATCGGGGAAGCAGGACGTTTCTTCGAATCGCTGCAGCTTACCGAGAAGGAACAAGCCATTGCCAAACTGATTCTGAAGGAAATTAACAGCCGTCTTGGCTTCCTGGTCAATGTCGGTCTGGATTACCTGACCCTGAGCCGCGCTGCCGGAACATTGTCCGGTGGTGAAGCGCAGCGGATTCGTCTCGCGACCCAGATTGGTTCCAGTCTGATGGGCGTGCTGTACATTCTCGATGAGCCGAGTATCGGTCTGCATCAACGGGATAATGATCGTCTGATCTCCACACTTGCTCACATGCGGGATATCGGTAACACGCTGATTGTCGTGGAGCATGATGAAGACACGATGCTGGCAGCCGACTACATTATCGACATCGGCCCAGGCGCAGGTATTCATGGCGGTACCGTCATGTCACAGGGTACACCGGAAGAGATCATGAATGACGAGAACTCGCTGACGGGGCAGTACCTTAGCGGACGCAAGTTTATTCCTGTACGGACGGAACGCCGCAGTGTAGGAGATCGCTGGCTGGAAGTTCGGGGTGCGAAGGAGAATAACCTGAAGAACCTGAATGTGAAAATTCCGGTAGGAGTATTTACTGCAGTCACAGGTGTATCCGGATCAGGTAAATCGACACTGATTAATGAAATTCTGTACAAAACGCTCGCACGGGATCTGAACCGTGCACGTGTGCGTCCCGGCCAGCACAAAGAGATCCGGGGTCTGGAACATATTGATAAAGTCATCGATATCGACCAGTCGCCAATTGGCCGTACACCGCGCTCCAACCCGGCTACGTACACCGGTGTCTTTGATGATATCCGTGATCTGTTTGCACAGACGAATGAAGCGAAAGTCCGTGGTTACAAAAAGGGCCGGTTCAGCTTCAACATCAAGGGTGGACGCTGTGAAGCTTGCCGCGGGGATGGAATTATCAAGATCGAGATGCACTTCCTGCCCGATGTATACGTTCCTTGTGAAGTCTGCAAAGGGAAACGGTACAACCGTGAAACCCTTGAAGTTAAATATAAAAACAAAAATATTGCGGATGTACTCGAAATGACAGTTGAAGATGCTACACAATTTTTCGAGAACATTCCGAAGATTCATCGCAAAATGCAGACATTGCTTGATGTGGGTCTGGGTTATATTAACCTTGGTCAACCTGCAACGACCTTGTCTGGTGGTGAAGCCCAGCGTGTGAAGCTTGCTTCCGAGTTGTATCGTCGCAGTACAGGCAAAACAATCTACATTCTGGACGAGCCTACTACAGGTCTGCATGTCGATGATATTGATCGTCTGCTTAATGTGCTCCACCGTCTGGTGGATTCCGGTGAATCGGTACTCGTGATCGAGCATAATCTCGATGTTATCAAAACCGCTGATTATATCGTGGATCTGGGTCCTGAAGGTGGTAGTGGTGGCGGAACGATTGTGGCGACAGGGACACCAGAGGATATTATTAAGGTGGAAGCCTCGTATACAGGCAGGTACCTTAAACCGGTATTGGAACGCGATACGGAACGAAGCAAAACGCTGCAATTGACGGAGTAG
- a CDS encoding U32 family peptidase, with protein sequence MKTATLRREDVELLAPAGDWDCMRSAVANGADAIFFGVEKFNARARANNFRMEELPEIMAFLHSYGVKGFLTFNILIFENELADAKELIDACVDAGVDAVIVQDLGLVKLIREISPDFPIHGSTQMTITSPEAVEFTKPFDMERVVLGRENNLKQIQKIGEQAKLPMEVFVHGALCVSYSGQCLTSEMWGGRSANRGECAQACRLPYDLMIDGEHKPMGDVAYLLSPKDLAAIDLMPELIEAGVTSFKIEGRLKTPEYVANVVSKYRKAIDRYFDGDNTPPSKEEIRELQQSFSRGFTHGFLDGTNNKQLVDGTFPKSRGVYLGRVDQVLRDGVVLKLDAPVKRGDGIVFDAGDPTQKEEGGRVYDVRRKGVKIEGEAGEGWIVDIVPGRSDVDLRRVKVGDKVWKTNDPALDKRLRQSFETEKPYRVFPVKVKVIGSPGQPLSTWWTDVQKGTTVRIDSEMELDIAQKRPMTYELLEEQFGRLGGTVFQLEELDVNLHGDVIIPMRELNNIRRQAVEQLAGERPKPPVYVKRAVEVYGDAVKPASPVARGQAELTALCRSLPQVEAALEAGVGMIYADFEFIKQFPAAVEAVHAAGRKIALATPRIHMPGENGYHNNILRLKPDAVLVRNTGALYFYLRHRMENPDADHPELIGDFSLNIANHKAVELFLEAGCDWITPSYDLNIQQMVDLLGNSRTSQTEVVIHQHLPMFHTEHCVYCTFMSEGTDYTNCGRPCEEQRASLQDRIGMSHPVRVDEGCRNTVYNAVEQSGAEYLTNFMDLGVSRYRVEFLEETPEQVVEVIDLYNRALRGEISGTQVWKTLKATNQLGVTRGQLVK encoded by the coding sequence ATGAAAACAGCAACATTACGAAGAGAAGACGTCGAGCTTCTGGCACCTGCAGGTGACTGGGATTGTATGCGTTCGGCGGTGGCCAACGGCGCGGATGCGATTTTCTTCGGAGTCGAAAAGTTTAATGCACGGGCGCGCGCGAACAATTTCCGCATGGAAGAACTGCCGGAGATTATGGCGTTTTTGCACAGTTATGGCGTAAAAGGGTTCTTGACCTTTAATATATTGATTTTTGAAAATGAATTGGCGGATGCCAAGGAACTGATCGACGCATGTGTCGATGCTGGCGTAGATGCCGTGATCGTACAGGATTTGGGCTTGGTGAAACTGATTCGCGAGATCTCACCGGATTTCCCGATTCACGGTTCCACTCAAATGACGATTACATCACCGGAAGCGGTTGAGTTTACGAAGCCGTTTGATATGGAGCGTGTCGTTCTTGGACGGGAGAACAACCTGAAGCAAATTCAGAAGATCGGTGAACAGGCGAAACTTCCAATGGAAGTATTCGTGCATGGTGCACTGTGTGTATCGTATTCGGGACAATGTCTGACCTCCGAGATGTGGGGCGGACGTTCTGCCAACCGCGGTGAATGTGCACAGGCTTGCCGTTTGCCATATGACTTGATGATTGACGGAGAGCATAAGCCGATGGGGGATGTTGCATACCTGCTGTCTCCGAAGGACCTGGCTGCCATTGACTTAATGCCGGAACTGATCGAAGCAGGCGTAACTTCCTTCAAAATCGAAGGACGTCTCAAAACCCCGGAATACGTGGCGAACGTGGTCAGCAAATACCGCAAAGCAATTGATCGTTACTTCGACGGTGACAATACGCCACCAAGCAAGGAAGAAATCCGTGAGCTGCAGCAAAGCTTCTCCCGCGGCTTCACACATGGTTTCCTGGACGGGACAAACAACAAACAGCTGGTTGATGGTACATTCCCGAAAAGCCGTGGTGTCTACCTCGGACGCGTGGATCAAGTTCTGCGTGACGGTGTTGTGTTGAAGCTGGACGCACCTGTGAAGCGTGGAGACGGCATCGTGTTTGACGCTGGTGATCCAACGCAGAAGGAAGAAGGCGGACGGGTATACGACGTACGTCGCAAAGGCGTGAAGATTGAAGGCGAAGCCGGTGAAGGCTGGATCGTGGACATCGTGCCAGGTCGTAGTGACGTGGATCTGCGCCGCGTGAAGGTTGGCGACAAAGTGTGGAAAACGAATGACCCTGCGCTGGACAAACGTCTGCGCCAGAGCTTCGAGACTGAGAAGCCGTACCGTGTATTCCCGGTAAAAGTAAAAGTCATCGGCAGCCCTGGGCAGCCGCTCAGCACTTGGTGGACAGACGTGCAGAAAGGCACGACCGTACGGATCGATTCCGAGATGGAACTGGACATTGCCCAGAAGCGTCCAATGACCTATGAATTGCTCGAGGAGCAATTCGGACGTCTGGGCGGCACCGTGTTCCAGCTGGAAGAATTGGACGTCAACCTGCACGGTGACGTCATCATCCCGATGCGCGAGCTGAATAACATTCGCCGTCAGGCGGTGGAACAGCTCGCGGGCGAGCGCCCTAAACCGCCCGTCTACGTGAAACGGGCGGTGGAAGTTTACGGTGATGCGGTTAAGCCGGCATCGCCAGTGGCTCGCGGTCAAGCGGAGCTGACCGCGCTCTGCCGCAGCCTGCCTCAAGTCGAGGCAGCGCTGGAAGCGGGTGTCGGCATGATCTACGCCGACTTCGAGTTTATCAAGCAGTTCCCGGCTGCTGTGGAAGCCGTGCATGCCGCTGGCCGCAAGATTGCCCTGGCAACGCCGCGCATTCACATGCCTGGCGAGAACGGATACCACAACAACATCCTGCGTCTGAAGCCAGACGCTGTGCTGGTACGTAATACAGGTGCGCTGTACTTCTACCTGCGCCACCGGATGGAGAACCCGGATGCAGATCATCCAGAGCTGATCGGTGACTTCTCATTGAACATCGCCAACCATAAGGCTGTGGAATTGTTCCTGGAAGCAGGATGTGACTGGATCACACCATCTTATGACCTGAACATTCAACAAATGGTTGATCTGCTCGGCAACTCCCGTACAAGCCAGACCGAAGTGGTTATTCATCAGCATCTGCCGATGTTCCATACAGAGCACTGCGTGTATTGTACGTTTATGAGTGAAGGAACGGACTATACGAACTGTGGACGTCCTTGTGAAGAACAGCGTGCATCCCTGCAAGACCGGATTGGCATGTCCCACCCGGTACGTGTGGATGAAGGCTGCCGTAATACCGTTTATAATGCAGTGGAACAGTCGGGTGCCGAGTATCTGACCAACTTCATGGACCTGGGTGTATCCCGTTACCGCGTCGAGTTCCTGGAAGAGACGCCGGAGCAGGTTGTGGAGGTTATTGATCTGTACAACCGTGCACTTCGCGGCGAGATCAGCGGTACACAAGTGTGGAAAACATTGAAAGCAACCAACCAACTGGGCGTTACGCGTGGTCAATTGGTGAAATAA
- a CDS encoding DUF2759 family protein encodes MLFAEAATASTSNFNAFDIFVILFTIIIFIGVVRLLRAPQKNLFAIGFAVVSLLVFLMTDYAMIKNWFS; translated from the coding sequence ATGCTGTTTGCAGAAGCTGCCACGGCGAGTACATCCAATTTTAATGCATTTGATATTTTTGTCATTCTGTTTACAATCATTATTTTTATTGGTGTGGTTCGTCTTCTTCGAGCACCGCAGAAGAATCTGTTTGCGATCGGATTTGCAGTAGTCAGTCTGCTTGTCTTCCTAATGACGGATTATGCAATGATTAAGAACTGGTTTAGTTAG
- a CDS encoding stalk domain-containing protein: MKKSFLRVLSTGVLTGMLTMGAVMPVWAAEYTTNELRIQAGSTSAYINGSKQAIAKPYKAKGVTMVPVGVFKKAFGSEIRLEKNDVVKVKEGPHTVTLTIGSSIAWVDGVKKEMGAAPKMVNGVLMVPLRPVAAGIGATLAPSSSGEVVIRLLQTDDSVDEDEGGIDLDAGKTRIGNSYYGWSINYPADLMVLQTGEQERMMTFGSADSSYYLEVYVSDQDVALDSDDMLQQLVQEAKQSGDTVLDRESVAKGKTPYARIVVKDMDGMLWEMRQYINNGRQYDVYLADYDALNYKDLNKRAAFLNSFQPTYVQSDRTIKDLSTVDNGMRSAWNDDYGIELSVPAGWSMDNTQMTYESKDGAFLQMRVTSAPAGATVKDWSGQLDKWMRETFTPESYEPIRSYTIDVSGETAEVNEFRYNFGDGWQTEFDVLLQKNGYRYYAEYTFPEERTQDREWFERVMNSVVIDFDTVSDNFGQLDEDPYLTDKTKTLTRTSKRYHYSVDIPRYWTAYNDRFEYSPVVYTFTGGQFSIGVNEDQSVEMTVSQLREAYEEAAKTRKNFKLLNSGETTIAGVPAFSFTYHELDNGVPYTGQQIVFEQNGMTYTITTGLNDANKTDVQIAALEKAVKSFTFTK; the protein is encoded by the coding sequence ATGAAGAAGTCATTTTTACGTGTGCTGAGCACAGGGGTGTTGACCGGGATGCTGACCATGGGTGCTGTAATGCCAGTATGGGCAGCTGAATATACAACGAACGAACTGCGGATCCAAGCCGGAAGCACGAGCGCCTACATCAACGGCAGCAAGCAAGCGATCGCCAAACCGTATAAGGCTAAAGGGGTGACGATGGTGCCTGTCGGTGTGTTCAAGAAGGCATTTGGCAGCGAAATTCGGCTCGAGAAAAACGATGTTGTCAAAGTGAAGGAAGGTCCGCATACGGTCACCTTAACGATTGGCAGCTCCATTGCCTGGGTGGATGGGGTCAAAAAGGAGATGGGTGCCGCTCCCAAAATGGTGAATGGCGTGCTTATGGTCCCCCTTCGTCCGGTAGCTGCCGGCATTGGGGCGACACTCGCTCCGAGCAGTTCCGGGGAAGTGGTCATTCGATTATTGCAAACAGATGATTCCGTGGATGAAGATGAGGGCGGTATCGATCTCGACGCAGGCAAAACGAGAATCGGTAACAGCTATTACGGCTGGTCCATTAATTACCCGGCAGATCTGATGGTTTTGCAAACGGGTGAGCAGGAGCGGATGATGACGTTTGGCTCGGCGGACAGCAGCTACTACCTTGAGGTGTATGTTAGCGATCAGGATGTGGCTCTGGATTCGGATGACATGCTGCAGCAGCTGGTGCAGGAGGCCAAGCAGTCGGGGGATACAGTGCTGGACCGGGAATCCGTTGCCAAAGGCAAAACGCCTTATGCCCGAATCGTGGTTAAAGATATGGACGGCATGTTATGGGAGATGCGCCAGTACATTAATAATGGTCGTCAATATGATGTTTACCTGGCGGATTACGATGCACTGAACTACAAGGATCTGAACAAACGTGCTGCGTTCCTCAACTCATTCCAGCCCACCTACGTGCAATCGGACCGGACCATTAAGGATCTGTCCACTGTCGATAATGGCATGCGTTCTGCCTGGAATGACGATTATGGCATCGAACTGAGTGTTCCAGCTGGTTGGTCCATGGATAATACTCAGATGACTTATGAGTCCAAGGATGGCGCGTTTTTGCAAATGCGTGTGACCTCAGCGCCAGCTGGGGCAACCGTAAAAGACTGGAGCGGCCAACTGGACAAATGGATGCGAGAAACGTTCACACCTGAAAGTTATGAACCGATTCGTTCGTATACCATAGACGTTTCTGGCGAAACGGCGGAGGTAAATGAGTTCCGTTATAACTTCGGTGACGGGTGGCAGACGGAGTTCGACGTCCTTTTGCAGAAAAATGGTTATCGCTATTACGCCGAATACACATTCCCTGAGGAGCGGACTCAGGATCGGGAATGGTTTGAGCGGGTGATGAATAGTGTGGTTATTGATTTTGATACCGTCTCCGATAACTTCGGACAACTGGATGAAGATCCGTATTTGACCGATAAAACGAAGACTTTAACACGTACGTCCAAACGGTACCATTATAGCGTCGACATTCCGCGTTACTGGACAGCGTATAATGACCGATTCGAGTATTCTCCCGTTGTTTATACGTTCACAGGTGGCCAGTTCTCCATTGGCGTGAACGAGGATCAATCGGTTGAAATGACGGTCAGCCAGCTGAGAGAAGCTTATGAGGAAGCTGCGAAAACGCGGAAAAACTTCAAGCTGCTGAACAGTGGGGAAACGACCATTGCTGGTGTTCCGGCGTTCTCCTTCACGTATCATGAGCTGGACAATGGCGTGCCGTATACCGGGCAGCAGATCGTCTTTGAACAGAATGGTATGACGTATACGATCACAACGGGACTGAATGATGCCAACAAAACGGATGTGCAGATCGCAGCGCTGGAAAAAGCCGTGAAATCATTTACTTTTACAAAATAA